The following are encoded together in the Humulus lupulus chromosome 5, drHumLupu1.1, whole genome shotgun sequence genome:
- the LOC133834549 gene encoding uncharacterized protein LOC133834549: MGGAGHLLKRIPRIKFPERHPKSSSSAAQTQQATSDDTDRKSSLGSDVPAAPQDTTLGGKASLQPTRTPVSDKEIEAIMLGGSF, from the exons ATGGGGGGAGCAGGTCACCTTTTGAAGAGAATTCCTCGCATTAAATTCCCAGAAAGACACCCAAAATCCTCATCTTCAG CTGCACAAACTCAACAAGCAACCAGTGATGACACTGATCGGAAATCCAGTCTAGGGTCGGATGTTCCGGCGGCACCCCAAGATACTACTTTGGGAGGCAAAGCTTCTCTTCAGCCAACACGAACCCCTGTCTCAGACAAAGAGATAGAGGCTATAATG TTGGGTGGCTCGTTTTAA